The Sulfurospirillum halorespirans DSM 13726 genome has a window encoding:
- the nifB gene encoding nitrogenase cofactor biosynthesis protein NifB, with product MSCSCSSSTNTQNELHASIMQKINNHPCYSQDAHQHYARIHVAVAPACNIQCNYCNRKYDCSNESRPGVTSYKLTPEEAVKKVLHVGGLIQQLSVVGIAGPGDGLANPKQTFETFSLLKKYAPDIKLCLSTNGLMIHKHIDEIAKYNIEHVTVTLNSVDESGEIGSKIYPWVFYEHKKHRGVEGAKLLLEKQLLGIQMLVERGILVKVNSVLIPGINDEHLPFVARKVKELGVFIQNVMPIISKPEYGTQFGLDGVPSASHKQLMKAQEACDVNVKLMRHCRQCRADAVGLLGEDRSDEFFKESFVDKSFEELAHHYDLNQRMKTHENIETWRRALRAANGKINQEEATNKDELSSNGNTMLVAVTTRGNGLINDHFGSAKEFLIYEAGDKAIKFIMHRKVENSYCMGKENCNGTYPIEEIKNALSDCHLLLTQKIGECPQKELESIHLTCDESFADEPIEISVLKGVRKHFFTAS from the coding sequence ATGAGTTGTTCTTGTTCATCATCCACCAACACCCAAAATGAACTTCATGCCAGCATCATGCAAAAGATTAACAACCACCCATGTTACTCTCAAGATGCCCACCAACATTATGCGCGTATCCATGTGGCAGTAGCCCCTGCATGTAACATTCAGTGCAACTACTGCAACCGCAAGTACGACTGCTCCAACGAGAGTCGCCCAGGCGTTACGAGCTATAAACTCACCCCTGAAGAGGCGGTGAAAAAGGTTTTACATGTAGGCGGTCTGATCCAACAACTCAGCGTTGTAGGCATCGCAGGACCCGGCGATGGACTTGCCAATCCTAAGCAAACCTTTGAGACTTTCTCATTGCTTAAAAAATATGCTCCTGACATCAAACTTTGTCTTTCAACGAATGGTTTGATGATTCATAAACATATTGATGAGATTGCCAAGTACAACATTGAGCATGTGACGGTGACACTGAACTCTGTTGATGAGAGCGGCGAAATCGGCTCTAAAATCTATCCATGGGTTTTTTACGAACATAAAAAACACCGTGGAGTTGAGGGGGCGAAATTGTTGCTTGAAAAACAACTTCTTGGTATTCAAATGCTGGTTGAGCGAGGCATTCTTGTCAAAGTCAACTCGGTCTTAATCCCTGGCATCAATGACGAGCACCTTCCCTTTGTCGCGCGAAAAGTCAAAGAACTAGGTGTTTTCATTCAAAACGTCATGCCGATTATCTCAAAACCAGAATACGGAACCCAATTTGGACTGGACGGCGTTCCAAGTGCGAGTCATAAACAGCTCATGAAGGCACAAGAAGCATGCGATGTCAATGTCAAATTGATGCGCCACTGTCGACAATGCCGCGCCGACGCTGTTGGGCTTTTGGGTGAAGATCGCAGTGATGAATTTTTCAAAGAGAGCTTTGTTGACAAAAGCTTTGAAGAGCTTGCGCACCACTACGACCTGAACCAACGTATGAAAACCCATGAAAACATCGAGACATGGCGAAGAGCGCTTCGAGCAGCGAACGGCAAAATCAATCAAGAAGAAGCGACGAACAAAGACGAACTCAGCTCTAATGGAAACACAATGCTTGTAGCTGTGACAACGAGGGGAAATGGACTGATTAATGACCACTTCGGCAGTGCTAAAGAATTTTTGATCTACGAAGCGGGCGATAAAGCGATCAAATTTATCATGCACCGTAAAGTAGAAAACTCGTACTGTATGGGCAAAGAGAACTGCAATGGAACGTATCCTATCGAAGAGATAAAAAATGCCCTTTCCGATTGCCATCTTCTCTTAACTCAAAAAATTGGCGAATGCCCACAAAAAGAGTTGGAGAGCATTCATCTTACCTGTGATGAGAGTTTTGCGGATGAGCCTATTGAGATTTCTGTTCTAAAA